A stretch of the Malus sylvestris chromosome 10, drMalSylv7.2, whole genome shotgun sequence genome encodes the following:
- the LOC126586110 gene encoding polyol transporter 5-like: MEMTDRRAEDKTITGQAQNTSIADFDPPKKAKTKKFAIACGVLASMTSILLGYDIGVMSGASLFIKENLKISDVQVEIMNGTLNLYSLIGSALAGRTSDWIGRRYTIVLAGTIFFIGALLMGFAPNYAFLMFGRFVAGVGVGYALMIAPVYTAEISPASFRGFLTSFPEVFVNIGILLGYVSNYAFSKLPIHLNWRIMLGVGAFPSVILAVGVLAMPESPRWLVMQGRLGDAKRVLQKTSESIEECQLRLDDIKEAAGIPKESNDDLVQVSKRSHGEGVWKELLLHPTPAVRHILIAALGIHFFEQSSGIDSVVLYSPRIFEKAGITSYDHKLLATVAVGVVKTIFILVATVFLDKFGRRPLLLTSVAGMVFSLSCLGASLTIVDQQHGKIMWAIVLCITMVLLNVAFFSIGLGPITWVYSSEIFPLQLRAQGCSMGVAVNRVTSGVISMTFISLYKAITIGGAFFLYAGIAAVGWVFFYMLYPETQGRTLEDMEVLFGKYHKWREANALLQKAKQVDGDDKGQVH, translated from the exons ATATTGGTGTAATGAGTGGAGCGTCACTCTTCATTAAAGAAAACCTCAAAATCAGTGATGTTCAAGTCGAAATTATGAACGGTACTTTGAACCTCTACTCCCTTATTGGCTCCGCCTTAGCTGGTAGAACCTCCGACTGGATTGGACGCCGGTACACCATAGTACTTGCAGGAACAATCTTCTTTATTGGAGCTCTCCTCATGGGCTTTGCCCCTAACTACGCCTTCCTCATGTTCGGGCGATTTGTTGCCGGAGTTGGAGTTGGCTATGCTCTTATGATAGCTCCCGTCTACACTGCCGAGATCTCTCCGGCCTCGTTTCGTGGCTTCCTCACATCTTTTCCCGAG GTGTTTGTTAATATTGGCATATTACTGGGGTACGTATCCAACTATGCCTTCTCCAAGCTCCCCATTCACTTGAACTGGAGGATCATGCTCGGTGTCGGCGCATTTCCATCTGTTATTCTTGCCGTCGGTGTCTTAGCCATGCCCGAGTCACCTCGTTGGCTCGTCATGCAAGGGCGACTTGGAGACGCCAAGCGAGTTCTACAAAAAACCTCAGAATCCATAGAAGAGTGTCAGCTCAGACTAGATGACATCAAAGAAGCCGCAGGAATCCCCAAAGAGTCCAACGACGACCTTGTTCAGGTATCTAAACGCAGCCACGGTGAAGGCGTGTGGAAAGAATTGCTCCTTCATCCCACACCAGCCGTTCGCCATATTTTAATCGCAGCTCTTGGTATCCACTTCTTTGAACAATCGTCAGGTATAGACTCTGTCGTTTTGTACAGCCCCAGGATCTTCGAAAAGGCAGGAATCACCTCCTACGATCACAAGCTGCTCGCAACGGTGGCTGTTGGAGTTGTCAAGACTATTTTCATCTTAGTCGCCACGGTTTTCCTTGATAAGTTTGGAAGGCGTCCTTTGCTTTTGACTAGCGTGGCTGGAATGGTATTTTCACTTAGCTGTCTCGGTGCAAGCCTTACGATCGTTGATCAACAGCACGGAAAGATCATGTGGGCCATCGTGTTGTGCATCACCATGGTATTACTTAACGTTGCGTTTTTCTCCATCGGGCTGGGGCCGATTACATGGGTCTACAGCTCCGAGATCTTCCCACTGCAGCTGCGCGCGCAAGGGTGTAGTATGGGAGTGGCCGTAAATAGGGTGACGAGCGGGGTCATCTCCATGACTTTTATTTCATTGTATAAGGCCATCACGATTGGGGGAGCCTTCTTTCTTTACGCGGGAATTGCTGCGGTTGGTTGGGTCTTCTTTTATATGTTGTACCCAGAGACACAGGGCCGAACCCTTGAAGATATGGAGGTATTGTTTGGTAAATACCATAAGTGGAGAGAAGCAAATGCCTTGCTTCAGAAAGCTAAGCAAGTTGATGGCGACGACAAGGGTCAAGTCCACTAG